In Caldicellulosiruptor morganii, the following proteins share a genomic window:
- the miaB gene encoding tRNA (N6-isopentenyl adenosine(37)-C2)-methylthiotransferase MiaB, with protein MENRGIYYIDFGTQAHFVEEIEKMNSEYYFKNRRNRMYHIITYGCQMNVHDSEKLAGMLNAMGYIETQNIEEADLIIFNTCAVREHAESRVYGNIGPLKKLKDKKPDLIIGVCGCMPQQVEVAQKLARLFPFLDIIFGTKSLHRFPQLLYKAITEHKTVIDVAEDEDVVAEGIPTARKEGVSAFVNIIYGCNNFCSYCIVPYVRGRERSRRPEEILFEIEQLAANGVKEVTLLGQNVNSYGKDLPDGIPFHKLLEKVNDINGIERIRFVTSHPKDLLDDLIYAMRDLEKVCEHIHLPVQSGSTRILKEMNRHYTKEDYLKLVEKLKNNIPDIAITTDIIVGFPGETEEDFEDTLDVVKKVEFDSAFTFMYSKRRGTRAAQMPNQVPDEVKRERFQRLLKLVEEIALKKNKQMLGNTYEILIDGYAKKNNLLVGRTRTNKVVNVKCSEDFMYKFVNVRILEATEHWLYGEVI; from the coding sequence TTGGAAAATAGAGGTATTTATTATATAGATTTTGGTACTCAGGCACACTTTGTTGAAGAGATTGAAAAGATGAATTCAGAATATTACTTTAAGAATCGAAGAAATAGAATGTATCACATAATAACATATGGTTGTCAAATGAATGTCCATGATTCTGAGAAATTGGCAGGAATGCTTAATGCTATGGGATATATTGAAACTCAAAATATAGAAGAAGCAGATCTTATAATTTTCAACACATGCGCTGTTCGCGAGCATGCTGAGTCAAGAGTATATGGTAATATTGGACCTTTGAAGAAGTTAAAAGATAAAAAACCGGATTTAATAATAGGTGTATGCGGATGTATGCCTCAGCAAGTTGAAGTTGCGCAAAAACTTGCCAGGTTATTTCCATTTTTGGATATTATATTTGGTACAAAAAGTCTTCATAGATTTCCTCAGCTTTTGTACAAAGCAATTACTGAACATAAAACTGTAATTGATGTTGCAGAGGATGAGGATGTGGTTGCTGAAGGCATTCCAACTGCAAGAAAAGAAGGTGTCAGTGCGTTTGTGAATATAATCTATGGTTGCAATAACTTTTGTTCCTATTGTATTGTGCCCTATGTAAGGGGGAGAGAAAGGAGTAGAAGACCCGAAGAGATTCTATTTGAGATTGAGCAGCTTGCAGCAAATGGCGTAAAAGAGGTAACACTACTGGGGCAGAATGTGAACTCATATGGTAAAGATTTACCCGATGGAATTCCGTTTCACAAACTTCTTGAAAAAGTAAATGATATCAATGGTATTGAGAGAATAAGGTTTGTGACATCACATCCAAAAGATTTGTTGGATGATTTGATTTATGCAATGAGAGATTTGGAGAAGGTTTGTGAACATATACACTTACCGGTACAGTCAGGTTCAACAAGGATTTTAAAAGAGATGAACAGGCACTATACAAAGGAGGATTACCTGAAGCTTGTTGAAAAGCTAAAAAACAATATTCCTGATATAGCAATTACAACAGACATTATTGTAGGATTTCCAGGAGAAACAGAAGAAGATTTCGAAGATACGCTGGATGTAGTCAAAAAAGTTGAATTTGATTCTGCATTTACCTTTATGTATTCAAAGCGTAGAGGTACAAGAGCAGCGCAGATGCCAAACCAGGTACCTGATGAAGTAAAGCGTGAAAGGTTCCAGAGACTTTTGAAATTGGTAGAGGAGATTGCTTTAAAAAAGAATAAGCAAATGCTTGGTAACACATATGAAATTCTAATAGATGGGTATGCCAAGAAGAATAATTTGCTTGTGGGAAGAACAAGGACAAATAAAGTAGTAAATGTGAAATGCTCCGAGGATTTTATGTACAAATTTGTAAATGTAAGAATTTTGGAAGCTACAGAGCACTGGCTTTATGGTGAGGTGATTTAG
- the mutS gene encoding DNA mismatch repair protein MutS: MQELTPMMQQYMEIKQKVKDCILFFRLGDFYEMFFDDAIVASKELEIALTARDCGNNEKAPMCGVPYHSAHSYIAKLIEKGYKVAICEQVEDPKLAKGVVKREITRIITPGTFIDENFSRSNNFICCVTEVENGFALTFVDISTGEMYACLVENDTQKLINEISKYTPNEILVSLSEPDIYEVLKRNYNTFIQRVNFIDIDKCYELINTHIQIATVDDTIALSVGNLLNYLVETQKISFNYIKKFEFYKIQNYLQIDFNTRRNLELTESIITRSKKNSLLGILDQAKTSMGSRLIKKWLERPLIDVVEINRRLDAVEELYNNFTLLVQIEELLDGIYDIERLSSKFAYKSINAKDLISLKKSIEVLPRLKELLSKFSSNLLKELCSNLDTLDDVYELIHSSIDENASVSLKEGGIIKEGYDEDVDRLRNISKNSKELLIQYEEKERNLTGIKNLKIGYNKVFGYYIEVTKSNYSLVPERYIRKQTLANAERYVTEELKKLEDEIVNAEQKLIDLEYQLFCEIRDRVESQIDRIQKTASCITIIDALCSFARVAIDNRYTKPAVYLGDRIFIKNGRHPVVEKMIGHSNFVPNDTELDSNQNRVLIITGPNMAGKSTYMRQVALIVIMAQMGCFVPAEEAQIGIVDKIFSRIGASDDISSGQSTFMVEMSEVANILKNATSKSLIIFDEVGRGTSTYDGLSIAWAVLEYVADKTRIGAKTLFATHYHELTELEDKIPGVKNYRVDVKEEGKNIIFLRKIVRGGCDSSYGIHVARLAGIPEEVLQRAEQILKKLEEADINRKEAKKLRREIKREFTEQIEFFSYKKDEIIEKIENIDILNITPIQALNILSELKHEIIKAKERQLL; encoded by the coding sequence ATGCAAGAGCTTACCCCCATGATGCAGCAGTATATGGAAATAAAACAGAAGGTAAAAGACTGCATTTTGTTTTTCAGACTTGGAGACTTTTATGAAATGTTCTTTGACGATGCAATAGTTGCCTCAAAGGAACTGGAAATAGCCCTGACTGCAAGAGATTGCGGAAACAATGAGAAAGCACCCATGTGTGGTGTTCCTTACCATTCCGCTCATAGTTACATTGCAAAACTTATTGAAAAGGGATACAAAGTGGCTATTTGTGAGCAGGTAGAAGATCCAAAACTTGCAAAAGGTGTTGTCAAACGTGAGATTACAAGAATTATCACACCGGGTACATTTATTGATGAGAATTTTAGCAGATCTAATAACTTTATCTGCTGTGTGACAGAGGTGGAAAATGGTTTTGCCTTAACCTTTGTAGATATTTCAACAGGTGAGATGTATGCCTGTCTGGTTGAAAATGATACTCAGAAGTTGATAAACGAAATTAGTAAATATACTCCCAACGAAATTCTGGTATCTTTATCAGAACCAGACATATATGAAGTTTTAAAGAGGAATTATAACACCTTTATTCAAAGAGTAAACTTTATTGATATTGATAAATGTTACGAATTAATAAATACACATATCCAGATTGCTACTGTTGATGATACAATAGCGCTTTCTGTTGGCAATCTTTTAAACTATTTGGTTGAAACACAAAAAATCTCTTTCAATTATATAAAGAAGTTTGAGTTTTACAAAATTCAGAACTATCTCCAAATTGATTTTAACACAAGAAGAAATTTGGAACTTACAGAAAGCATTATCACGCGTTCTAAAAAAAATAGCCTTCTTGGAATTTTAGATCAAGCAAAGACATCGATGGGCTCAAGACTGATAAAAAAATGGCTTGAAAGACCTTTAATTGATGTTGTAGAGATAAATAGAAGGCTTGATGCGGTTGAAGAACTATATAATAATTTTACGCTTCTGGTGCAGATTGAAGAACTGTTAGATGGGATATATGATATTGAAAGACTTTCTTCAAAATTTGCTTATAAAAGCATAAATGCTAAAGATTTAATCAGTTTAAAAAAATCAATAGAGGTTTTACCCAGATTAAAAGAGCTTCTGAGCAAATTTAGTTCTAATTTGTTAAAAGAGCTCTGCAGCAATCTTGATACATTGGATGATGTATATGAGCTTATTCATTCATCAATAGATGAAAATGCATCTGTGAGCTTGAAAGAGGGAGGAATTATAAAAGAGGGCTATGACGAGGATGTAGATAGGCTCAGGAATATTTCAAAAAATAGCAAAGAACTTCTAATTCAATACGAGGAGAAAGAAAGAAATTTAACAGGTATCAAAAATCTGAAAATAGGTTATAATAAAGTTTTTGGATACTATATTGAAGTGACCAAATCTAACTATTCTCTTGTTCCAGAACGATATATAAGAAAACAAACTCTTGCAAACGCAGAAAGATATGTTACAGAAGAGCTTAAGAAGTTAGAAGATGAAATTGTAAATGCAGAACAAAAACTTATTGATCTTGAGTACCAGCTTTTTTGTGAAATAAGAGACAGAGTAGAAAGTCAGATAGATAGAATCCAGAAAACTGCAAGCTGTATAACTATAATTGACGCTCTTTGTTCATTTGCTCGTGTTGCAATTGACAACAGGTACACAAAACCAGCTGTTTATTTGGGAGATAGAATCTTTATAAAAAATGGCCGGCATCCTGTTGTAGAAAAGATGATAGGACATAGCAATTTTGTTCCTAATGATACAGAACTTGATAGCAACCAGAACAGGGTTTTAATAATAACAGGTCCTAACATGGCAGGCAAATCTACATACATGCGTCAGGTAGCACTGATTGTCATAATGGCACAGATGGGCTGTTTTGTACCTGCTGAAGAGGCACAGATTGGTATAGTTGATAAAATTTTTTCGCGAATTGGGGCATCCGATGATATTTCATCTGGTCAGAGCACTTTTATGGTTGAGATGAGTGAAGTTGCAAACATTTTGAAAAATGCAACCTCCAAAAGCCTTATAATATTTGACGAGGTGGGAAGAGGAACCAGCACATACGATGGACTTTCAATTGCCTGGGCTGTTTTGGAATATGTTGCTGATAAAACCAGGATAGGAGCAAAGACCCTCTTTGCAACTCATTATCATGAGCTTACTGAACTTGAAGATAAAATTCCGGGGGTGAAAAATTACAGGGTTGATGTTAAGGAGGAAGGTAAAAATATTATCTTTTTGAGAAAGATTGTGAGAGGTGGCTGTGATTCAAGCTATGGTATTCATGTTGCGAGACTTGCTGGTATTCCTGAGGAGGTTTTACAAAGGGCAGAGCAAATACTAAAAAAGCTTGAAGAAGCTGATATAAACCGTAAAGAGGCAAAGAAGTTGAGAAGGGAAATAAAAAGAGAGTTTACCGAGCAGATTGAATTTTTCTCATACAAGAAAGATGAGATAATAGAGAAGATTGAAAACATTGACATTTTAAATATAACCCCAATTCAGGCGCTAAACATTTTAAGTGAGCTCAAGCATGAAATAATTAAAGCAAAAGAGAGGCAGCTATTATGA
- a CDS encoding phenylacetate--CoA ligase family protein yields the protein MIWSEYEKLNRKQFEELQLERLKRTVERVYENVPFYRKKFDEIGVKPHHIKTLKDIQLLPFTTKDDLRENYPYGLFTVPLTKIVRVHASSGTTGKPTVVGYTKHDMEVWTEVVARIVTASGVREHDIAQIAFGYGLFTGAFGLHQGLERVGATVIPISSGNTEKQLMVMQDFGATVLVCTPSYALYMDEVANELNIDRSKLKLRLGLFGAESSTVEMRREIEKKWGLFATENYGLSEIIGPGVSGECEYREGLHINEDHFYPEIINPQTGEVLPEGETGELVLTTLTKEGMPLIRYRTRDITSLIYEPCKCGRTNVRMTSVKGRTDDMLIIRGVNVFPSQIESVLMGIEGIGPHYQLVVTKKGYLDDLEVHVELVDGRLLERYAELEKLENKIKHRIYTVLGLNVKVKLVEPKTLERTTGKAKRVLDLRNQSN from the coding sequence ATGATTTGGTCAGAATATGAAAAATTAAACAGAAAACAATTTGAAGAACTACAGCTTGAAAGACTTAAAAGGACGGTAGAAAGGGTTTATGAAAATGTTCCCTTTTACCGTAAAAAGTTTGATGAGATTGGAGTAAAACCCCATCACATCAAAACTCTCAAAGATATACAACTCCTCCCCTTCACAACAAAAGATGATTTAAGGGAAAATTATCCATATGGGCTCTTTACTGTTCCACTTACAAAGATTGTCAGAGTCCATGCCTCATCAGGCACAACTGGTAAACCTACCGTTGTTGGCTATACAAAGCATGATATGGAAGTTTGGACAGAGGTTGTTGCACGAATTGTCACAGCATCAGGTGTAAGGGAGCATGACATTGCCCAGATAGCATTTGGTTATGGGCTTTTTACAGGAGCTTTTGGACTTCATCAGGGATTAGAGAGAGTAGGTGCAACTGTAATTCCCATTTCAAGTGGTAATACGGAAAAGCAGCTTATGGTAATGCAGGATTTCGGCGCGACAGTTTTGGTCTGTACGCCATCATATGCACTTTACATGGATGAGGTTGCAAATGAACTTAATATTGACAGGTCAAAACTCAAACTCAGGTTGGGGCTTTTTGGAGCAGAAAGCTCAACTGTAGAGATGAGAAGGGAAATAGAAAAGAAGTGGGGGCTTTTTGCTACCGAAAACTATGGTCTTTCTGAGATAATTGGTCCAGGTGTATCAGGTGAGTGTGAATATAGAGAAGGACTTCATATAAATGAAGACCATTTTTATCCTGAAATTATAAACCCACAAACCGGTGAAGTTTTGCCGGAGGGTGAAACAGGAGAGCTTGTTCTGACAACACTTACAAAAGAAGGTATGCCACTTATAAGGTATAGAACAAGAGACATTACCTCATTGATTTATGAGCCATGCAAATGTGGAAGAACAAATGTCAGGATGACTTCTGTGAAGGGTCGCACCGATGATATGCTAATTATCAGAGGTGTAAATGTATTTCCTTCGCAAATAGAAAGTGTTTTAATGGGGATTGAGGGAATTGGGCCCCACTATCAGCTGGTTGTTACAAAAAAAGGATACTTGGATGATTTGGAAGTACATGTTGAACTTGTAGATGGAAGACTTTTAGAAAGGTATGCTGAGCTTGAAAAGCTGGAGAATAAAATAAAACACAGAATTTATACAGTATTAGGATTAAATGTAAAAGTAAAATTGGTAGAGCCCAAGACTCTGGAGAGGACAACAGGAAAAGCCAAAAGGGTTCTGGATTTGAGGAATCAGAGCAACTAA
- a CDS encoding indolepyruvate oxidoreductase subunit beta, with product MKESVNILIVGVGGQGNILFSKILGDVFLNTGYDVKISEVHGMAQRGGSVVTYVKAGRKVFSPLIDKAEADYIIAFEKLEALRWIEFLKKEGFLIYSDYEIPPIGVITGMYEYPDVDKIVKQLGVKFCKIDILSLLSKAGNPRVQNTVMLGVFSKFMEIEENFFKKAIENNVRSEFVEINLRAFEIGRSVDLGEVRI from the coding sequence ATGAAAGAAAGTGTCAATATATTAATAGTTGGAGTTGGAGGACAGGGGAATATTTTGTTTAGCAAGATTTTAGGAGATGTATTTTTAAACACAGGATATGATGTGAAAATATCAGAGGTCCATGGTATGGCTCAGAGAGGAGGAAGTGTGGTAACATATGTAAAAGCAGGTAGGAAGGTGTTTTCACCACTTATAGATAAGGCGGAAGCTGATTATATAATTGCATTTGAAAAGTTGGAGGCTTTGCGGTGGATTGAATTTCTAAAGAAAGAGGGGTTTTTGATTTATTCCGATTATGAAATTCCTCCAATAGGTGTTATTACCGGGATGTATGAATACCCCGATGTTGATAAGATTGTGAAACAGCTTGGAGTAAAGTTCTGTAAAATTGATATTCTCTCTTTGCTCAGCAAAGCAGGGAATCCACGTGTTCAAAACACTGTAATGCTGGGTGTATTTAGCAAGTTCATGGAAATAGAAGAAAACTTTTTTAAAAAGGCTATAGAGAATAATGTAAGGTCAGAATTTGTTGAGATAAATCTCAGAGCGTTTGAAATTGGCAGAAGTGTAGATTTAGGTGAGGTGAGGATTTGA
- a CDS encoding phenylacetate--CoA ligase family protein: MRYWDEHMECMDRSTLQEIQLKRLIETVKRVYTSVPYYRNKMQKLGLIPEDIKDLNDLQKLPFTTKQDLRDNYPYGLFAVPLSEIVRIHASSGTTGKPTVVGYTKHDIGIWSEVMARTLVAAGADKHSFVQIAYGYGLFTGGLGVHYGAERIGASVIPISSGNTKRQIQLMVDFGTTLLACTPSYALYLAETMEEMGVDKSQLKLKSGVFRAEPWSENMRKEIESKLNIKAYDIYGLSEIIGPGVAYECEYQCGMHINEDHFLPEIINPETGEVLGEGEYGELVFTTITKEGLPLIRYRTRDITALHYEKCRCGRTFVRMEKVIGRTDDMIIIRGVNVFPSQIESVLLELGEVEPHYQLIVDRVNNLDVLEVLVEVSERMFSDEVKKLEQLEKKITKAIEDTLGISVKVRLVEPKTIERSEGKAKRVIDRRKI, translated from the coding sequence ATGAGATACTGGGATGAGCATATGGAGTGTATGGACAGAAGTACATTACAGGAGATTCAATTGAAAAGATTGATAGAGACGGTTAAAAGAGTGTACACAAGCGTACCATATTACAGAAATAAGATGCAAAAGTTAGGACTTATTCCCGAAGACATAAAAGACCTAAATGATTTACAAAAACTCCCATTTACAACCAAACAGGATTTAAGAGACAACTATCCTTATGGGCTTTTTGCAGTACCATTGAGTGAAATTGTGAGAATTCACGCATCATCCGGTACCACGGGAAAACCCACCGTTGTGGGATATACAAAACATGACATTGGTATATGGTCTGAGGTTATGGCAAGAACACTTGTTGCAGCAGGGGCTGACAAGCATTCTTTTGTTCAGATTGCATATGGTTATGGACTTTTTACCGGCGGACTTGGAGTACATTATGGTGCAGAGAGAATAGGAGCTTCTGTTATTCCAATTTCGTCTGGTAACACAAAAAGGCAGATTCAACTTATGGTTGACTTTGGAACAACACTTTTGGCTTGTACGCCATCTTATGCACTCTATCTTGCTGAAACAATGGAAGAGATGGGCGTAGACAAATCTCAGCTAAAGCTCAAATCAGGTGTATTTAGAGCAGAGCCTTGGTCTGAAAATATGAGAAAAGAAATAGAATCAAAGCTGAATATAAAAGCATATGATATTTATGGACTTTCTGAGATAATTGGACCGGGGGTTGCTTATGAGTGTGAATACCAGTGCGGTATGCATATAAATGAAGATCATTTTCTCCCTGAAATAATAAACCCTGAAACGGGTGAAGTATTGGGAGAAGGAGAGTATGGAGAGCTTGTATTTACCACAATAACCAAAGAAGGGCTCCCCCTTATTAGATATAGAACAAGGGATATAACAGCTCTTCACTATGAAAAGTGCAGATGCGGTAGGACATTTGTCAGAATGGAAAAGGTAATTGGTAGAACCGATGATATGATAATAATAAGAGGTGTGAATGTATTTCCTTCTCAGATAGAAAGTGTTTTGCTTGAACTTGGAGAAGTAGAACCACATTATCAATTGATAGTTGACAGGGTCAATAACCTTGATGTCTTAGAAGTTCTGGTTGAAGTTTCTGAGAGGATGTTCTCGGATGAGGTTAAAAAATTGGAGCAGCTTGAGAAGAAAATAACAAAAGCAATTGAAGATACACTTGGAATTTCTGTTAAGGTAAGACTTGTTGAACCAAAAACAATTGAGCGTAGTGAAGGAAAAGCAAAAAGAGTAATTGACAGGAGAAAGATATAA
- a CDS encoding ACT domain-containing protein, which yields MYVKQISVFLENKSGRLAEVTSVLGKHEIDISALSIADTTDFGILRLIVNKPDLALQVLKENGFTVSATDVIAIAVEDKPGGLAKVLDILYKNDIGIEYMYAFVGKVADEALVILKVENAEEAVNILKENGVKILSADEVYSL from the coding sequence ATGTATGTAAAGCAGATTTCTGTATTTTTAGAGAACAAATCAGGAAGACTTGCTGAGGTGACCAGTGTTTTAGGAAAACATGAAATTGATATTTCGGCTCTGTCAATTGCAGATACTACAGATTTTGGTATTTTAAGATTGATTGTTAACAAACCTGATTTAGCTCTTCAGGTCTTAAAAGAAAATGGATTTACAGTTTCTGCTACAGATGTAATTGCTATAGCTGTTGAAGACAAACCAGGTGGTCTTGCTAAGGTGCTCGATATTTTGTATAAAAACGATATAGGTATTGAGTACATGTATGCTTTTGTTGGGAAAGTAGCTGATGAAGCTCTTGTAATCTTGAAGGTTGAAAATGCTGAAGAGGCAGTGAATATTTTAAAAGAAAACGGTGTTAAGATTCTGTCAGCAGATGAGGTTTACTCTTTGTAA
- the iorA gene encoding indolepyruvate ferredoxin oxidoreductase subunit alpha encodes MRRLMLGNQAVARGCFEAGVKVATAYPGTPSTEITEYISNYNEIYCEWAPNEKVALEVAIGASIYGKRAICSMKHVGLNVAADPLFTVSYTGVNAGLLIAVADDPGMHSSQNEQDTRNIAKAAKVPVLEPADSQECIDFVKKGFEISEKYDTPVILRLTTRVSHSQSVVKEGIREEVDYEYKKDIQKYVMMPAMARKRHEVVEKRLNDLREFAEGTDLNRIEEGKTNLAFIAAGIAYQYVKEAYPDAWVLKLGMVWPLPKKLIMDFCSRFEKVYIVEELDPFLEENIKAMGIANIVGKEVFKLTGEYSPSFIKSAVEKIYTEIPYSIAQQIPPRLPVLCPGCPHRGIFYTLSKIKDIIITGDIGCYTLGALSPFNAMDTCVCMGASVGMAHGISKASNNGKKAVAVIGDSTFVHSGITGIIDAVYNKSDIIVLILGNSTTGMTGHQDHPATGYTIRGEETYKLDLLNLCKTIGCSVVEEINPYNINENLNKINELLKVPGVKVLIAKAPCRLHKRYKYTTLKRYVDKTKCKNCKLCLSLGCPALSLKDIPVIDQNLCLGCGMCESVCRFGAINSVKE; translated from the coding sequence TTGAGGCGACTTATGCTTGGTAACCAGGCTGTTGCCAGAGGATGTTTTGAAGCAGGTGTTAAGGTTGCAACTGCTTACCCTGGCACACCATCTACAGAGATTACTGAGTACATATCAAACTACAATGAAATTTACTGTGAATGGGCACCAAATGAAAAGGTGGCGTTAGAGGTTGCAATTGGAGCTTCTATCTATGGTAAAAGAGCAATCTGTTCAATGAAGCATGTGGGTTTGAATGTTGCAGCAGACCCACTTTTCACAGTATCTTATACAGGGGTCAATGCCGGGCTTTTAATAGCTGTTGCTGATGACCCCGGTATGCACTCATCGCAAAATGAACAGGACACAAGGAATATTGCAAAGGCAGCGAAGGTGCCAGTGTTAGAGCCTGCTGATAGCCAGGAGTGTATTGATTTTGTAAAAAAGGGTTTTGAGATTAGCGAAAAGTATGATACTCCTGTAATATTACGTCTTACAACAAGGGTTTCACACTCTCAATCGGTGGTGAAAGAAGGTATAAGGGAAGAAGTGGATTATGAGTACAAAAAAGACATACAAAAATATGTCATGATGCCAGCAATGGCAAGGAAAAGGCATGAGGTTGTTGAAAAGAGATTAAACGATCTAAGAGAATTTGCAGAAGGGACTGATTTGAATAGAATTGAAGAAGGGAAAACAAATCTTGCCTTTATTGCAGCGGGTATAGCTTATCAGTATGTAAAAGAAGCATATCCTGATGCCTGGGTTTTAAAACTGGGTATGGTGTGGCCACTTCCTAAGAAATTAATTATGGATTTTTGTAGCAGATTTGAAAAAGTATATATTGTTGAAGAGCTTGACCCATTTTTGGAAGAGAACATAAAAGCAATGGGTATAGCAAATATAGTAGGTAAAGAAGTTTTTAAATTAACGGGTGAATATTCACCTTCGTTTATAAAATCAGCAGTTGAAAAGATATATACTGAAATACCATACAGTATAGCGCAGCAGATTCCGCCAAGGCTTCCTGTACTGTGCCCTGGTTGCCCTCACAGAGGGATATTTTATACACTGAGCAAAATAAAAGATATAATCATCACAGGTGATATAGGCTGTTACACCCTGGGTGCTCTTTCCCCTTTCAACGCTATGGATACATGCGTCTGTATGGGTGCAAGTGTTGGAATGGCTCATGGTATTTCAAAAGCATCAAATAATGGTAAAAAAGCTGTTGCGGTTATAGGTGACTCCACCTTTGTTCACTCGGGGATAACAGGTATTATTGATGCTGTTTATAATAAGTCTGATATTATTGTGTTAATTCTGGGTAATTCTACAACTGGAATGACAGGACATCAAGACCATCCTGCAACAGGGTATACTATAAGAGGAGAAGAGACTTATAAACTTGATCTATTGAATCTTTGTAAAACTATAGGATGTTCGGTTGTGGAGGAAATAAATCCTTATAATATTAATGAAAATCTCAATAAGATAAATGAACTACTAAAAGTCCCTGGTGTTAAGGTTTTAATTGCCAAAGCACCCTGCAGACTTCACAAAAGGTATAAATATACCACTTTAAAAAGGTATGTTGACAAAACCAAATGCAAAAATTGTAAATTATGCTTGAGTCTGGGGTGTCCTGCGCTATCGCTAAAGGATATACCTGTAATTGATCAAAACCTGTGCCTTGGATGCGGGATGTGCGAAAGTGTTTGCAGATTTGGAGCAATCAATAGTGTAAAGGAGTAA
- a CDS encoding alpha/beta-type small acid-soluble spore protein has protein sequence MYAKKKRLVPEAAPQLDKLKQETAQEVGVTLDNYNPNITAKQAGTVGGYMVKKMIQDYQNRVKNQQ, from the coding sequence ATTTATGCCAAGAAAAAAAGGCTTGTTCCAGAAGCAGCTCCTCAGCTGGATAAATTAAAACAAGAAACAGCTCAGGAAGTTGGCGTAACACTTGATAATTACAATCCAAACATTACCGCAAAACAAGCAGGAACTGTAGGAGGATATATGGTTAAAAAGATGATTCAGGACTATCAAAATAGAGTTAAAAATCAGCAATAA